TTCTCCTGCATCCTGTACTCGTGAACCTCGTCCTCGAGCTCGCGGACGCGGGCGCGCAGGTCGTCGAGCTCGGCCTCGCGCTCGAGCATCCTCTCGCGCATGTCGAGGATGCGCACGACACCCGCGAGGTTGATGCCCTCGTCGGTGAGCTTGGAGATGAGGTTGAGCCGCTCGATGTCGGCCTGGCTGTACAGGCGCGTGTTTCCGCGCGAGCGCCCGGGCGTGACCAGGCCCTTCTGCTCGTAGACGCGCAGGGTCTGCGGGTGCATGCCCGTGAGCTCTGCGGCGACGCTGATCATGTAGAGCGGCTTGTCGCGGTCGCGACCGCGCTCCCGCGCGTCCTTATCGCTTGGCGCCATAGCGCATGACCTCCTCGCGGTAGTCTCGCGTGTCCGCGTCGCACAGGGCGGCGAGGGCGTCACGCTCCTTCTTGGAGAGCATCGTCGGGACCTTCACGCGCACGGTCACGAACAGCGCGCCGCGCGTCCCCTTGCGCTTGACGTTCGGGGCGCCCAGGTCGCGGAAGCGGAAGGTCTTGCCGTCCTGCGTGCCGGCGGGCACCTTGAGGCGGACCTCCGTGCCGTCGGGCGTGGGGACGTCGACCGTGGTGCCGAGCGTGGCCTCGTAGATGCTGAGCGGCAGCTCCATGCGCACGTCGGCTCCGTCGCGCTTGAAGACGGGGTGCTCGGCGACGTGCGTGGTGATCACGAGGTCGCCGCGGTCGCCGCCGTTGGTGCCGTACTCGCCGCGGCCGCGGTAGCGGAGCTTGCCGCCGTCCACGGCGCCCGCGGGGATCTTGATCGTGAGCGTCTGCTCCTCGCCGGTGGAGGGAACGCGGTAGGTCGCCTTGCGCGTGGCGCCGCGGAAGGCCTCCTCTGCCGAGACGTCCACCGACATCGTGAGGTCAGACCCCTTGGTCGGGCGGTTCGCGGCGCGCGCGGCGCCCGCCCCGCCGAAGATCGACGAGAAGTCAAACCCGCCGAAGCCCCCGTCGCCTCCTCGCACGCTGTTGAAGATGTCGGACCAGTCGCCGCCCACGTTGGTCGTGTAGGTGTACCGGCCGCGCCCGCCCGAGCCGCCGAAGTCGGCACCGGGGATGCCGCCAAACATGAGCATCTGGTCGTACTCGCGACGCTTCTTGGGGTCGGAGAGCGTGGTGTACGCCTCGCTGACCTCCTTGAACTTCTGCTCGTCCCCGCCGGCGTCGGGGTGATACTTCGCGGCAAGCTTGCGGAACGCCCGCTTGATCTCGTCGTCGGAAGCGTCGCGCTTCACGCCCAGGATGTCGTAGTAGCTCTTGTTGGTTGCCATGTCACACGCGCCTCCTTTCGCGTCTCAGGGCCCGGCGAGAAGGACGCGGGGCCGCTAGGCCTCGTCCCTCTCGGCGTCTTCGCCCTCCTTGGCCTCGGCGTCGTCCGCCTGCTCGGCGGGACGCTTGGGGCCTCCGTAGGTCACCGTCACCATCGCGGTGCGGATGACCTTGTCGCCCATGCGGTAGCCCTTCTGGTAGACCTGGGCCACCGTCTCGTCGAAGGCCTCCGCGTCCTCCACGCGGCCGACGGCCTGGTGGGCAAGCGGGTCGAAGGCCTCCCCCGCCGGGTCGATGGGCTCGACGCCCTCCTTGGCGAGCACGCCGAGCATCTTGGCGTGCACCGCGGAGACTCCGTCGACGAACTGCTTGAGCTGGGCGTCGTCCTCGGTCGCGCCGGCGTGCTCGATGGCGCGCTCGATGTCGTCGATCACGGGCAGCAGGTTGGTGACCAGGCCCTCGGCGGCGCGCTCCCTCTCGGCCAGGCGCTCGGCCGCCGTGCGGCGCCGGAAGTTCTCCCAGTCGGCCTGGAGGCGCAGCATGCGGTCCGTGGCGTCGGCGGCCTCCCGCTTTGCGGCCTCGATCTGGTCCTCCACGTCGGAGAGCCTCTTCTGCAGCTCGTCTCGCTCCTCGCGGAGCTTGCCGGCGTCCGCGGCGAGCTCGCGCTCGGCCGCCTCCTCGCCGGCGCGGATCGCGGCCTCCACGCGGGCGCGCTCCTCGGCGTCGTCGTCGGGAGCGGCCTCGGGCGCGGGCTCCGCACCCTGGTCGGCGGCCGCGGCCTCCGCGGCCTCGACCTCGTCGGGCCCCAGGGCCTCGTTCTTCTCGTCCTCTACCTCGATGGGCACTTTCACGTCACCCTCCTCGACTCATCTGACGATGAAGAGGGACCGTCCCCCTTCATCAGCGGGGGCGGCCGCGAAGCCGTGGCCGCCCCCGATTCCAAAGCTGTGTTGCGCGGCCTGCGGACTAGTTGTTCTTGTCGTCGTCCACGACCTCGTAGTCGGCGTCCACGACGTCGTCGGAGCCGCCCTGCGCGGCGCCCGCGCCGGCGTCGCCGCCCGCGTCGGTGGTGGAGTAGACGATCTGCGCGAGCTTCTGGGAAGCCTCGGTGAGCTTGTCGCCGGCGGCGCGGATGGCGTCGACGTCGGTGCCCTCGAGCGCCTTCTTTGCGTCGGCGATGGCGGACTCGACCTCGGACTTCTGGTCGGCCGGGACCTTGTCGCCGAGGTCCTTCAGAGTCTGCTCGGCACCGTAGCACAGCGAGTCGACCTGGTTGCGGACCTCGATCTCGTCCTTGTGCTTCTTGTCCTCCTCGGCGTGCGCCTCGGCGTCCTTGACCATGCGGTCGACCTCGTCGTCGGAGAGCGCGGTGGAACCGGAGATGGTGATCTCCTGGCTCTTGCCGGTGGCCTTGTCCTTGGCGGTGACCTTCACGATGCCGTTGGCGTCGATGTCGAAGGTGACCTCGATCTGCGGCACGCCGCGGCGCGCGGCGGGGATGCCGGTGAGCTGGAACTTGCCGAGGGACTTGTTGTCGGCGGCCATCTCGCGCTCGCCCTGCAGGACGTTGATCTCGACGGAGGTCTGGTTGTCGGCCGCCGTGGAGTAGATCTCGGTCTTGGACGTGGGGATCGTGGTGTTGCGGTCGATCATCTTGGTCATGACGCCGCCCATGGTCTCGACGCCGAGCGAGAGCGGCGTGACGTCGAGCAGCAGGATGCCCGAGACGTCGCCGGTGAGGACGCCGCCCTGGACGGCCGCGCCGTCGGCGACGACCTCGTCCGGGTTCACGGACATGTTGGGCTGCTTGCCGGTCATCTGCTTGACGAGCTCCTGGACCGCGGGCATGCGGCTGGAGCCGCCGACGAGGATGACCTCGTTGACCTGGGAGATCTGGAGGTTGGCGTCATGCAGCGCCTTGGTGACGGGGCCCTTGCAGCGGTCGAGCAGGTCGCGCGTGATGCGCTCGAACTCGGCGCGCGTGAGGGTGTAGTCGAGGTGCTTGGGGCCGGTGGCGTCGGCGGTGATGAAGGGCAGGTTGATCTGGGCCTGCTGGGCGCTGGAGAGCTCCTTCTTGGCGTTCTCGGCGGCCTCCTTCAGGCGCTGCAGGGCCATCGGGTCCTGGCGCAGGTCGATGCCGTTGTCGGACTTGAACTTGTCGGCCAGCCAGTCGATGACGCGCTGGTCCCAGTCGTCGCCGCCGAGGTGGTTGTCGCCGTTGGTGGCGAGCACCTCGACAACGCCGTCGGCGAGGTCGAGCAGCGAGACGTCGAAGGTGCCGCCGCCCAGGTCGAAGACCAGGACCTTCTGGTCGATGCCCTTCTTGTCGAGGCCGTAGGCGAGGGCCGCGGCCGTGGGCTCGTTGACGATGCGCTGGACGTTGAGGCCGGCGATCTTTCCGGCGTCCTTGGTGGCCTGGCGCTGGGCGTCGTTGAAGTAGGCGGGGACGGTGATGACGGCGTCGGTGACGGGCTCGCCGAGGTACTTCTCGGCGTCCGCCTTCATCTTGGAGAGGATCATGGCGCTGATCTGCTCGGGGGTGAAGTCCTCGCCGTCGATCTCGACGACCGCGCGGTTGCCGGTGCCGGCCTTGACCTTGTACGGGACGGTCTTGAGCTCGGAGCCGACCTCGTCGTAGCGACGGCCCATGAAGCGCTTGATCGAGAAGACCGTGTTGGTGGGGTTGGTGACGGCCTGGTTCTTGGCCGCCTTGCCGACGATGCGGTCGCCGTCGGAGCGGAAGCCGACGACAGACGGGGTGGTGCGGTCGCCCTCGGCGTTGACGATGATCGTGGGCTCGCCGCCCTCGAGGACCGCCATCGCGGAGTTGGTGGTACCCAGGTCGATACCGAGAATCTTGCCCATGGTTGCTCTCCCTTTCCTGCGCGGGGCCCGCCGCGCGGGCCCGCTCGCCTGTATCCGTTGTGTACGGTTGAGTTTATCCCCTGTGCGTGACGATTCTATACATAATCTAAGTCTCTACACATGAGATTTTTTGACGCACGGAATATAGGGTGAGCGCGGCGCTACAACAGGCGATGCTCGAAGCGTCCTCCCTCGTAGACGCCGCAGCTAGCCGACCCATCCTTGGGGATGCCCACCGACCCCGGGTTGAAGACCCAGGCGTCGTGGGCCTCGCTCCGCTCGCTCACCTTGACGTGCGTGTGGCCGTAGACCAGCGCGGAGCCGTGCGGCAGCGCGGGCCAGGCGTCCACGCTGTTGTGGTAGCCGGGGCCGTAGACGTGGCCGTGCGTGAGGAAGAGCGTCATGCCGGCGTCGGGGTCCAGGAGCACGTTGTGGTCCGCCATGCAGGGAAAGCCGAGGACCATCTGGTCGACCTCCGCCTCGCAGTTGCCGCGAACGGCGATCACGCGGTGGGCGACGGAGTTGAGCATCTCGATTACGCGCTTGGGGGCGTAGTCGGCGGGCAGGTCGTTGCGCGGCCCGTGATAGAGCAGGTCGCCAAGAAGGACGATCCTGTCGGGGCGCTCCGCGGCGACGAGGTCCATGAGGCGGGCGCAGGCGTCGGCGGCGCCGTGGATGTCGGAGGCAATGACGAGCTTCATGTGGGCTCCTTTCCGCTAGAGCGGGCCGGGCCCGAACGAGCCGCCCGTTCGAGCCCCTCCCGCCCTCGCTGTGCTTGTTGCATGATCGACGACGAGGGCGCGCACGGCAGGAAGCTCTGCGAGGACGTGCGGCCACGTCTGCGCGGAGAGGCGCGCGGCGAGGTCTCCCAGCACGTCACGGCGGGCGTGATGGCCGAGCGCCATGAGGAGCGGGGCGAGCAGCACGTCGTGCCCCGGGCGCCCGCGCAGGCGGGCGGCCAGCCGGTCGGGCGCGCCCACGAGCGCGTCCTCGCGGCCGCAAGCCCACAGCGCGGACTCGAGCAGAGCGAGCGCCACCTCGCACTCGACCCCGCGATGCCCCGCGAGCGCGACGAGGCGCCCGGGTCGCGCGGGCAGCGCGGCGTCCAGGGCGGCGGCGACGGAGGCGGCGTCCCCCTCGTCCGCGAGCAGGGGAGGTGCCAGCCGAAGCTCCTCGAAGCCCGATGCCGCCGCACGGACCGCCGATGCCGCCGCGCGCTGCAGGTAGCCACCGGCCACGTGCGTCGTCACCACGAGGACACTGCGTGCGCCGTCGCGCCGCAGGTCGGACAGGACCATCGGGAGAGGCGCCCCCACGGGGCGGCCGCCCGTGCGGGCGCGCACCGTCACGCCGGCACCGACCGCCCCCGCAAGCTCGCGCACGAGCGCGGCGGCGCCGGCGTCGCCCGCCTCTCCGGACAGGCAGCCCGCTATGACCAGGGCGTCCGGCACGAGGCTAGTGGTGGCAGGCGTGCTCCTCGCCCATGACGGGGAGCGAGCCCGCGGCGGCCATCTGCGCGACGTCGCCGACGCAGGGGGTCTGGTTCTCAAAGTAGACGGTGATGCCGGCCTGGGCGAAGCCCATCATCGGGCGCATACCCATGCCGGCGGCGACGATGGCGTCGATGCCGTTGTCGGCGAGCAGGGCGACGGGGCGCATGCAGCCGCCCTCCTCGTGGGGCGGGTTGTCGATGACGCTCACGGCCCCGACCTGACCGTCCTCCACGTCCACCACGGTGAAGCAGTCGCAGTGGCCGAAGTGGCCGGAGCGCTCGCAGTCCAGACCGCCCTTGCCGAGGGTCGGGATGGCAACCTTCATGGGAATCTCCTCTCGTTGGGCGCCTTCACGGCGCCCGCGACGTCTGACGGCGCCATTCTCGCACAAGAGCATGGGACCTGGCCGCGCTCGGAGCGACGAGCGGAGGGGTGCCGCGCAAAACGGACGCTCGTGCGACATTCCGACGCGCTTTGGAACAAAACGCCCGCTCGTGCGATGCCTTTTTGGTCCCGAAGGCCCTTTCGCCCCCTCGCCAGTCCGCAAACGCCCAGTTGATGACATCAGTTGTTTAACCTAATGCGCCTAACGCCCGAAAAAAACGTCACACGAACGGGCGTTTTGCTTTCCGAGCTCGCCATTCATCGCACGAGCGTCCGTTTTGCGCATCTATGCGGGCAGAGCCGCGCTAGACGAGTCGGAGGTCCTCGAGCACGCGCGCGACTCCGTCCTCGTCGTTGCCCGGCGCGAGGAGAGGCGCCCTGGCGAGCAGCTCGGCGGGTGCGTTTGCCATGAGGTAGCCACGGCCCACGGCCTCGAGCATGGGGACGTCGTTGTGGTTGTCACCGAACGCGACCGCGTCCGCGGGGTCGATGCCCCAGAGCTCGCAGAGTGTGCGCACCGCCTGCGCCTTGCTCGTCCCCGTCGGCATGACCTCGATGAGGGTCTCGGACGAGGTGGCAATGGCGAGCTCGGGAAAGCGCCCCTTGAGGCGACGCTCCACGCTTGCGGTGCTCCCCAGCGTGCAGAGGCAGAGAATCTTCTGCACCTCATCGCGCTCGATGGAGGCAATGGTCCCCTCGCGGGCCTCCGCCATGACGATGCGCTCCTCGGCGACCAGGCGCGGGTCGCCCTTGTCGGGCGCCACCCAGTCCTCGAAGGAGTAGGCGCTCCAGGTCATGTCCAGGCCCTCGCCCTCGGCAAAGTCAACGACCTTCTGGGCCTGCGCCCTCGTGAGGCCGTGGTGGTGAATGACGTTGCGCCGCTCGTCCAGGATGACGCCGCCGCTGTAGGTGACCACCGTGCAGCTGATCCCCTGCTGCTCGAGCAGCGGATACGTCCCGGAGATGCCCCGCGCCGTAACGATGACGAAGGGAGTCCCCGCCTCCTGAAGCGCACGGATCGCAGCTCGCGTGCGGGAGGTGACCTGATGCGCCGAGTTGAGCAGCGTGCCGTCGATGTCGCTGAAAACCGCCATTGCTGGCATGGAGGCCCCCGTTCTCCTTGTCTGCGCCCATGATAGGACATGCGAAGGAATACCATAGGCCGCAACGGCCGCCGCGCGCGGCGGCTCTGGGGGAGAGGGGCGCCATGAGGTACCTGATCGTCGGCGGCGTTGCTGCCGGAACCAAGGTCGCTGCAAAGGTCAAGCGCTGCGACCGCTCGGCCGAGGTCGTGGTAGTCACCAAGGGCGAGGACATCAGCTACGCCGGCTGCGGTCTGCCGTACTACATCGGCGGGGACATCCAGGCGCGCGACGAGCTCATCGTCAACACGCCGGCCGCCTACGCCGCCCTCACCGGCGCCGAGGTGCGCACGGGCGTGGAGGCGCTGGCGCTCGACGCGGCCGCCCACGAGATCACAGTGCGCGAGAAGGACGGCACGGAGCACGCCGAGGGGTATGACAGGCTGGTCATCGCCACGGGGGCGTCGCCGTTTGTCCCCGCGGGGCTGCCCGGCGCCGACCTGCCCGGCGTCTTCACCGTACGCACACCCGACGACGCCGAGGCAATCCGCGATCGCATCGACGCGGGCGCGCGTCGCGCCGTGGTGGTGGGCGCCGGCTTCATCGGCCTGGAGGTCGCCGAGAACCTGCTCGCCCGCGGCCTCTCCGTCACCGTGATCGACGCGATGCCGCAGATCCTGCCCAACGTCTTTGACCCCGAGATGGCTGGCTTCGCACAGCGCCAGCTCAAGGCCGCCGGCGTTCGCGTGATGACGTCGTGCCCGCTCAAGGGAATCGTCGGGGAGGACAGGGTCGACGGCGTCGAGACCGGCGCGGGCACGCTGCCGGCGGACCTCGTGGTTCTCTCCATCGGCATCCGGCCCAACACCGCATGGCTCGAGGGCTCCGGGGTGGAGACGCTCAAGGGCTGCGTGCTCGTGGACGAGTTCGGCGCCACCAATCTGCCGGACGTCTACGCCGCCGGCGACTGTGCCGAGGTCCGCAGCTTCATCACCGGGCAGCCGCAGTGGAGCGCCATGGGCTCGACGGCCAACATCGCCGGCCGCGCGATCGCCCGCACGCTCACGGGCGCGCCGACCGCCTACCCCGGCGTTCTCGGCACCGGCGTGGTGCGCCTGCTGCCCACGCTCAACGGGGGGCGGACCGGCCTCACCGAGGGTGCGGCGCGCGAGGCCGGCTTCGACCCGGTGAGCGTGGTGTCGGTGGTGGACGACAAGGCCCACTACTACCCCGGTTCCTCCAGCCTCTTCGTCAAGCTCCTCGCCGACCGCGCGACGCACCGCCTGCTCGGCGTGCAGGTGCTGGGCGCGGGGGCCGTCGACAAGGTCGTGGACGTGGTCGTGACGGCCCTCTACCAGAAGCTCGCCGTGGAGGACCTCGACATGATGGACCTCTCGTACGCGCCGCCCTTCTCGACCGCCATCCACCCGCTGGTCACGACCGCCTACATCCTTGAGAACAAGCTCGCGGGCGAGCTGGAGAGCTTCACCCCCGCCGAGTACGCCGCCGGCGCCGCCGCGGACTATCACGTGATCGACGTGCTGCCCGCGCCCACGATCCCCGGCGCGGAGTGGGTCGACCTCACCAAGATCGGCCCCGACGGGCTGCCCGGACACGCCAGGGACGAGAAGCTCCTGCTCGTGTGCGCCAAGGGCAAGCGCGGGTACTTCGCGCAGAACCGCCTCAAGGCGGCCGGCTATACTGCAACGCGCGTGCTCGAGGGCGGCGTGACGTTCAACGAGGTCCGCGTGCCGCGCCCCGCCGGCAAGAAGCTGCCCGCCGCCGAGGTCAAGCGCCTCAAGGGGCTCGGCTGCCTGCAGGACAAGCGCTACGACGACGTCTTCAACGTCCGCGTCATCACGCGCAACGGCAAGATCACGGTGGACGAGCAGCGAGCCGTGGCCGAGGCCGCCGAGCGCTTTGGCTCCGGCGAGGTGACCATGACCACGCGCCTCACGCTTGAGATCCAGGGCGTGAGGTACGACAGCATCGACGCGTGCATCGGCTTCCTCCAGGACCATGGCCTGGACGCCGGCGGCACCGGCTCCAAGGTGCGCCCGGTGGTGAGCTGCAAGGGCACCACCTGCCAGTATGGCCTGATTGACACCTTCGGCCTCTCCGAGAGGCTGCACGAGCGCTTCTACGTGGGTTACCACGGCGTCGACCTGCCGCACAAGCTCAAGATCGCCGTGGGCGGCTGCCCCAACATGTGCGTCAAGCCCGACCTCAACGACCTGGGCATCGTCGGCCAGCGCGTGCCGCAGGCCGACCTCGAGAAGTGCCGCGCCTGCAAGGTCTGCCAAGTCGTGAAGGCCTGCCCGATGGGCGACGCGCAGATCGGTCCGGACGGCAGGATCACGATTGACGGCTCCGCCTGCAACCACTGCGGGCGCTGCGTGGGAGCGTGTCCGTTCGGCGCCGTTACCGAGGGGCTCGCCGGCTACAAGGTCTACATCGGCGGGCGCTGGGGCAAGAAGACGGCGCACGGCCGGGCGCTGGACAAGATCTTCACCAGCGAGGACGAGGTCATGGACGTGGTGGAGCGCGCAATCCTCTTCTTCCGCGACGAAGGCGAGAGCGGAGAGCGCTTTGCCGACACCGTGGCGCGCCTGGGCTTTGACTACGTGCAGGAGAAGCTGCTGACGGCGCCCATCGACAAGGACGCCATCCTGGCGAAGCAGGTCGTCGGCGGCGCCACCTGCTAGGGGCCCGGAGAGGAGGTCGCGCAGCCGCGGCGCAGCATGCCCGTCATGTCCACGGCGATCGGAGCGGGGGATCACATGAGCGAGAGACGAGCCTCAATCGTCTGGGCGCTTCTCGCAGCAGCGCTCTACGCCATCAGCTCCCCTGTCTCCAAGGCCCTGCTCGACGACGTCTCTCCTACGATGATGGCGGCGCTGCTCTATCTGGGCGCCGGGCTGGGTATGCTGCTTCTGGGCCTCGTCCGGCGGCGGGCGGGCCTCGGCGAATCCGAGCGGAGGCTCACCCGCAGCGACCTCCCCTACACGGTGGGAATGATCGCGCTGGACATAGCGGCGCCCATCTGCCTCATGGCGGGCCTCGCATCCACGACCTCGGCCAACGCCTCGCTGCTCAACAACTTTGAAATCGTGGCGACCTCGCTGATCGCGCTCCTCGTGTTTGGGGAGGCCATCAGCCGGCGCCTGTGGCTCGCCATCGGCCTCATCACGCTCTCAAGCCTGATCCTCTCCTTCGAAGACGCGTCGAGCCTGAGCTTCTCCTCCGGATCGCTGCTGGTGCTCGCCGCCTGCGTATGCTGGGGGTTCGAGAACAACTGCACGCGCATGATGTCGCAGAGCGACCCGCTGGAGATCGTCGTGCTCAAGGGGTTCGGCTCCGGCCTGGGGTCTCTTGCGATAGCCTTCGCGGCGGGCGAGTCCATCCCGGCGCCGCCCTATGTGCTCGGAGCGCTCCTGCTGGGGTTTCTCGCCTACGGACTCAGCATCTTCTTCTACGTCTACGCCCAGCGGCAGCTGGGCGCGGCCAAGACCAGCGCCTACTACGCGATCGCACCGTTCATCGGTGCGGGACTGTCGCTCGTGCTGTTCCGCACCTGGCCGGAGCCCGCCTTTTGGGTCGCGCTGGCAATCATGGCCGCGGGGGCGTACCTCGCGGCGGAGTGAGGCTCGGCGGGGTGGCGCGCCTGCGAGAAGGGCGGCTAGTCGTAGTAGCCCCGCACGCCGAACAGGATGCTCTCCATCTCGCCGTAGGGCGCGTAGACCCCGATCGACTTCTCGGTCGAGAGCAGCCCGTCGTCGTCGCGCTCAAGCGAGGGGATCGCGGCGGCGGCCTTGTCCAGGGTGGTCGGGAAAACGACCTCCCCGTCGACCAGGACCTCGATCTCCGGGAACACCTCCACCGCGACGCAGGTGTCGCTCTCGTCGTAGTAGACGTGGAACGAGCCGTAGTCGTCGGTCGTGTTCTCGCTGGAGGGGGACTTCCTGAACTCCTCGAACTCGGGACCCGCGGCAGCGCGGACGGCCTCGCGGGCGGCGCCGAGCTTGATGGGACCCACGCTAGTTAGCGGATTGGCGGTTAGTTGGCGCATTTCTTAACCATAGAGAAGAGTTTGTCCGCAAGGCCACACGCGCTCATTGCGCTTCTCCCATCCCGCGATTCCCCGTTCCCCGACCACAAGATTATCAATCTGCGCAGACGCCCCCAAAGGTCAATGCGTTGACTTTCATCGAGTGTACGAATTATCACGCACGCTGGGCTTCCACAGCCCCAGAGCGCTGACGTTCTCCCAGTTGAGGGACAGCCGTCTGGGCAAAAACCACCCTAGGCACCGATTGATTCGTACACTCGGCGGACCCGGAGAGAAGCGCGGCAGAGCGACAAGGGCCAGAGATAGGGCCACTACTTCCCCTTCGCAACCTTAACGGTTTTGGTGCTGCGCCTCTTCATCTTGGGCGGGGTCGCCAGCCGCTTTCCACGTGCTTGGAGCGCGGCCACCGGCGCGCTGACATCGATTCCCAACAGGAGGTTTGCCATCCACAGGAAGAAGAGCAGGACCAGGACTGGAATGACGCACGAGGTCACGATCATGACCGCGAACTGCTCGATCAGGCGGTTGACCTGATTGCAGATCTCCTCCGAGACGCTCGTCACGCCGTTGGTCACCGTCTCTGGAATGCTCGCGATCGCGTCCGGGATGCCCTGGATGAACGCGAGCGGGTCAAACCCTTGATTGCCCTCTTCAGAGGTTTGCTCAGCACTCTCGTCAACCGCCTCAGACTGGACCTCCGCAATGGAGACGGACTCGTCAAACACCGCGTCGATTTGGTTCGTGATGCCGACACTCGTTGGTATCGTAATGACGAGCACGATGCCAAGCAGGGCAAGCTTGGCGGCAATGCGCGCGCACGTCGCCGAGGAGTACGAGCGACGATAGAGAAGCGCGGCAAGAGAGATAAGGAGGCACGCCGCAGGAACCAGCAGCCCGAACGTGGCCGTGCCAAAGATGGTCAGGAGGTACTTCTCGAGG
Above is a genomic segment from Olsenella timonensis containing:
- a CDS encoding DMT family transporter gives rise to the protein MSERRASIVWALLAAALYAISSPVSKALLDDVSPTMMAALLYLGAGLGMLLLGLVRRRAGLGESERRLTRSDLPYTVGMIALDIAAPICLMAGLASTTSANASLLNNFEIVATSLIALLVFGEAISRRLWLAIGLITLSSLILSFEDASSLSFSSGSLLVLAACVCWGFENNCTRMMSQSDPLEIVVLKGFGSGLGSLAIAFAAGESIPAPPYVLGALLLGFLAYGLSIFFYVYAQRQLGAAKTSAYYAIAPFIGAGLSLVLFRTWPEPAFWVALAIMAAGAYLAAE